The following proteins come from a genomic window of Nocardioides albertanoniae:
- a CDS encoding glycerophosphodiester phosphodiesterase has translation MSLSSVASKIFTSALAGVALAAGTMIAPAAVNAAEAHRSVDIAVTAHRGASAYAPENTLAAFALGIRQRADWIESDVQATKDGKLVLIHDTTLARTTDVEQRFPGRSPWNVRDFTLAEIKTLDAGSWFSKKYAGARVPTLKEMIVAVGLSPSGIRMELKSPALYPGIEKAVAATFDSLPGFVRTAVATGRIAVQSFDFGSMKTYKKIQPEVPVGLLGKPAYTALDDYTWADEINPTHSAVDASYVARVHRLGMHIHAWTVDDAAAMRRVLDRGVDGVITNHPDVLREVIAEGRASKRHSSFTAPRAGGLPEPV, from the coding sequence ATGTCGCTGTCGTCAGTCGCGTCGAAAATCTTCACCTCAGCTCTGGCCGGCGTGGCGCTGGCCGCAGGCACGATGATCGCCCCGGCAGCGGTCAACGCCGCCGAGGCCCATCGTTCCGTCGACATCGCGGTGACCGCTCACCGCGGGGCGAGCGCCTACGCCCCGGAGAACACCCTCGCCGCCTTCGCGCTCGGGATCAGGCAGCGCGCCGACTGGATCGAGTCGGACGTGCAGGCCACCAAGGACGGCAAGCTCGTCCTGATCCACGACACCACCCTGGCGCGTACGACCGACGTCGAGCAGCGCTTCCCCGGTCGCTCGCCGTGGAACGTCAGGGACTTCACCCTCGCCGAGATCAAGACCCTCGACGCCGGCTCCTGGTTCAGCAAGAAGTACGCCGGAGCCCGGGTGCCGACGCTCAAGGAGATGATCGTGGCCGTGGGGCTCTCCCCGTCCGGGATCAGGATGGAGCTCAAGTCTCCGGCGCTCTACCCGGGCATCGAGAAGGCGGTCGCCGCGACGTTCGACTCCCTCCCCGGCTTCGTGCGCACGGCGGTGGCGACCGGACGGATCGCGGTGCAGAGCTTCGACTTCGGCTCGATGAAGACCTACAAGAAGATTCAGCCCGAGGTGCCGGTCGGCCTGCTCGGCAAGCCTGCCTACACCGCCCTGGACGACTACACCTGGGCAGACGAGATCAACCCCACCCACAGCGCCGTCGACGCCTCCTACGTTGCCCGGGTGCACCGGCTCGGCATGCACATCCACGCCTGGACCGTCGACGACGCCGCAGCGATGCGCAGGGTGCTCGACCGTGGCGTCGACGGCGTCATCACCAACCACCCGGACGTGCTCCGCGAAGTGATAGCCGAAGGCCGGGCGTCGAAACGTCATTCCTCGTTCACCGCACCACGGGCCGGGGGTCTCCCAGAGCCGGTGTGA
- a CDS encoding HIT family protein translates to MSEPQRANDVSCVFCQVIAGELEAEVVLSDDDFVAFLDHRPVQKGHILMVPRQHLETLLDLPPELHERFVANSQRLAAAVVDGLDAQGSFVAINNVVSQSVPHLHLHVVPRRRGDGLKGFFWPRHKYSVGEQQEYADRLRAVLG, encoded by the coding sequence GTGAGCGAACCACAGCGAGCGAACGATGTGAGCTGTGTCTTCTGCCAGGTGATCGCTGGTGAGCTCGAGGCCGAGGTGGTGCTCAGCGACGACGACTTCGTGGCCTTCCTCGATCACCGTCCGGTGCAGAAGGGCCACATCCTGATGGTGCCCCGCCAGCACCTCGAGACCCTTCTGGATCTCCCGCCCGAACTGCACGAACGCTTCGTGGCCAACTCGCAGCGTCTCGCTGCCGCCGTGGTCGACGGCCTCGACGCGCAGGGCAGCTTCGTGGCGATCAACAACGTGGTCAGCCAGTCGGTGCCGCATCTTCACCTGCACGTCGTCCCGCGTCGCCGCGGCGACGGGCTCAAGGGCTTCTTCTGGCCGCGTCACAAGTACTCCGTCGGCGAACAGCAGGAGTACGCCGACCGACTTCGCGCCGTCCTGGGCTGA
- a CDS encoding phenylalanine 4-monooxygenase, which translates to MFEEGQLYSPVTVGEDGQVEVHLGDNHPGFADQDYRARRSEIAGAALGWKPGESVPRIDYTETENEIWRTVSREIAPLHAKYACRNYLAAVEALNLPTDRVPQLDEVSAGLKALTGFEYVPAAGIVPLEEFYGSLADRQFHSTQYLRHHAVPLYTPEPDIIHEVIGHGNLLADPQVAEVKRLAGAAARRVQTREALQAVADVFWFTIEFGVLHEQGELKAYGAGLLSSYGEIEEMHEVEVRPIDFAQMATVDYDITHYQPVLFAAESFSHMVDEVGNFFATCDDDTPQRLGAA; encoded by the coding sequence ATGTTCGAGGAAGGACAGCTCTACTCACCCGTCACCGTGGGCGAGGATGGGCAGGTCGAGGTGCATCTGGGGGACAACCACCCCGGGTTCGCAGACCAGGACTACCGGGCTCGACGCAGCGAGATCGCTGGCGCGGCGCTCGGTTGGAAGCCGGGGGAGAGTGTGCCCCGGATCGACTACACCGAGACGGAGAACGAGATCTGGCGCACGGTCTCTCGTGAGATCGCGCCGCTGCACGCGAAGTATGCCTGCCGCAACTACCTGGCCGCGGTCGAGGCTCTGAACCTGCCGACAGACCGGGTGCCGCAGCTCGACGAGGTGAGCGCCGGGCTGAAGGCGCTGACCGGGTTCGAGTATGTGCCGGCCGCGGGCATCGTGCCGTTGGAGGAGTTCTACGGATCCCTCGCCGATCGGCAGTTCCACTCGACGCAGTATCTGCGCCACCACGCGGTGCCGCTCTACACCCCTGAGCCCGACATCATCCACGAGGTGATCGGCCACGGAAACCTGCTGGCCGACCCGCAGGTGGCCGAGGTCAAGCGCCTCGCCGGCGCCGCGGCGCGACGGGTGCAGACCCGGGAGGCGCTCCAGGCCGTCGCCGACGTCTTCTGGTTCACCATCGAGTTCGGGGTGCTCCACGAGCAGGGCGAGCTCAAGGCGTACGGTGCCGGGCTGCTGTCCTCCTACGGCGAGATCGAGGAGATGCACGAGGTGGAGGTGCGTCCGATCGACTTCGCGCAGATGGCGACGGTCGACTACGACATCACCCATTATCAGCCGGTGCTCTTCGCCGCGGAGTCGTTCAGTCACATGGTCGACGAGGTCGGCAACTTCTTCGCGACCTGCGACGACGACACGCCACAGCGTCTCGGAGCCGCCTAG
- a CDS encoding MerR family transcriptional regulator, translated as MAWSTREIAELAGTSLRAVRHYHEVGLLAEPERRANGYKQYGVAHLVRLLRIKRLVDLGFSLPQIAEMGDSDGHPEEALRTLDAELAATIERLQRARIELGYILQRSAPTELPLELATALTDTPISEDDRSFLTVLGRVLGPRGMEAYAGLARDPVVDPVGQEFEDLPAEADEEARADLAERLVPFVHALYRQHPGLVTAPADSPQGERTASRNVQRALADIYNPAQVDVMARLGVLLHERPDPASSTGEPKDLR; from the coding sequence ATGGCGTGGAGCACACGCGAGATCGCCGAGCTGGCGGGCACCAGCCTGCGGGCGGTTCGGCATTACCACGAGGTCGGGCTCCTCGCCGAGCCCGAGCGGCGGGCCAACGGCTACAAGCAGTACGGGGTCGCCCATCTGGTGCGTCTCCTGCGGATCAAGCGCCTGGTCGACCTCGGCTTCTCGCTCCCTCAGATCGCCGAGATGGGCGACAGTGACGGGCATCCGGAGGAGGCGCTGCGCACGCTCGACGCAGAGCTCGCGGCGACCATCGAGCGGTTGCAGCGGGCCAGGATCGAGCTCGGCTACATCCTGCAGCGGTCGGCGCCGACCGAGCTGCCGCTCGAGCTCGCGACCGCTCTGACCGACACCCCGATCTCCGAGGATGACCGCTCGTTCCTCACGGTGCTCGGTCGCGTGCTCGGGCCACGCGGGATGGAGGCGTACGCCGGCCTGGCCCGGGATCCCGTGGTCGACCCGGTCGGCCAGGAGTTCGAGGACCTGCCGGCGGAGGCCGACGAGGAGGCCCGTGCCGATCTGGCCGAACGTCTGGTGCCGTTCGTGCATGCGCTCTACCGGCAGCACCCGGGCCTCGTCACCGCCCCGGCCGACTCCCCGCAGGGCGAGCGGACCGCGTCGAGAAACGTCCAGCGGGCGCTCGCCGACATCTACAACCCGGCGCAGGTCGACGTGATGGCCCGGTTGGGCGTGCTCCTCCATGAGCGTCCGGATCCGGCTTCTTCAACGGGTGAGCCGAAAGATTTGCGGTAG